The nucleotide sequence CCGTAGCACCCAACTCCATAAACAGATTAAATACTTCGTCGACTACTTCGCTGGGGCGGATATGGTCGCGGTCCATTTTATTAATAACCACAATCGGCCGTAACCCAAGTGCTAGCGCCTTGCGCAACACAAAACGTGTTTGCGGCATAGGGCCTTCCACCGCGTCCACCATTAAAATTGCACCGTCTACCATTTTCAGCACGCGTTCCACTTCACTACCAAAATCTGCGTGTCCCGGAGTATCAACGATGTTAATGGTATGGTCTTTATATTTAACAGAGGTACACTTGGCCAAAATGGTAATACCGCGCTCACGTTCCAAGGGGTTTGAGTCTAAAACGGTTTCTTGAGCGTCATCTTCTTTAACGGTAAATTGTCCGGCTAATTTTAAAAGAGAATCTACCACAGTGGTCTTACCATGGTCTACGTGGGCAATGATAGCCACATTGCGCACATCACTACGTACATTATTCATAAAACTTCAATCTTTCCTCTCCAAATTTCCACAAAAAATAACCTCACCGCTCGGCAGGAGGTTTATTCGGCGGGGCCGCCCCGCATAGCATACTTTGTAGATATGTATATTTTATCATTTTTTCAGCCGCGCGTGCAGAAGTGCTACCCAGTAAAATAAAATTTATTATAATAAGAGCATGGAAAAACTTTTACATATCTTCGGTGGCATGGCCATTTTGTATCTCATCTATGTATTGGGCATAAAAAATTGGGATTATGCCAGCGAGGCTAAACGCCTAAAAATAAAAGAAGATATTAAACAAGAGGGGCTTTCAACCAGTTTTTATTTTATAACCCCCAAACGTTTACTGTTCTTTGAAATTTTAAGCGGCGGATTATTCATTTTTTATTGGGCCTATAAACAATGGCAATCCATGTTAAGAGGCTATAAAAATACTACCGGTAAACGTTTATTATTCGGACCTTTTTTACGCAGTCTATTTATCGCTATTTCGATGTATCAGCTCACTGCCATTCTAAACCGCACCTGCGTGTATATGCGCAAAGAACCTGCTTTCCCGCCTTTTGTGTGGGGCACGGCTTTATGGGGCGGCGCGGTGGCGGCGTGCTTGCCAATGTTAGCTAGCGGGTGGCGAGTATTGGGCGCGGCTTTTTGTCTGCTCTCGCCCTATGTATTGCAAAATCACATCAATTCTTTACCCAAAGAGCTTCCCCCCTCCCGCATTAAAGCAATGGAAATTGTTTTTCTGTTGTTTAGCTGGTGTGTATGGGGCGCGGCCGTATTTGCTTACGGCAAATATGTACTGGGGAAATAAAAAGAGAAAAATATGAAAAACAGAAAAGGTTTTACCCTTATTGAACTCTTAGTTGTGGTACTGATTATAGGCATATTGGCATCCCTGGCTTTGCCTGCTTATTTTCGTGCGGTAGAGCGGTCACGTGTTAGCGAAGCAGAATTATTAATGGGTAACGTGGTGCAGGCCCAACAGCGTTATAAAATGAAAAGAGGTTCCGGTTATGCATTAAATTGGAGAGCTTTAGATGCAGCTCCGGCAGGGGTAGCCGATGCCTCTTCGTTAAAAACAGCTTCCATTTTTTGTACAAAGGTAGCAACTCCTAGTACTACATTAGGAACCCCGAGTGCAACCTGTGGAAATGGATTTGAGGTAGAATTAATTGGCTCAAATTCTGCTCCGGATAATACTTCCGGTGTCGTAGCAACCCGTGTAAATAATGACCAATATGGAGACTATAAATTAGGACGTTATTATGACCCCCGTGAGATAGAGCATTTTGGAGCGGTGGTTTGTAATGCCGGAGAAGCGGAAACAGATCAAGCAAAATCTTTATGTATTGATTTCCAAACAGATACGGATACCTATGTAGTAGGAGTGCTTCCCTCTGCTTCCGGGACTGTTCCAGGCACAGATGACGACCCCATAGAACCTCAGGGAGGAGGAACGACTTACTCCATGTTAAGCAGTGATATGAAGGTTTCTAAATATGACAATGCTCTGTTAATGCTTAATCGGAACGCAATACTAGATTTTGTAGGAATCGATGTGACGGATGAAAATGTCACTGTTACGTGGTATGAAATGACCGGTGATACAGAAGACCCCACCAATGACATAAACAGAGGGCAGGGATTGTATTATAGCGACACAAATGGTGCGCAAATAGTTAATGCCGACAAATATTACGTTGTGATTGAGACATCCGATGGAAATTATATGATACCAGCATCTTAACAAAAGAATAGTTCACGCAAACAGGCGCGCCCGTAAAAGAGCGCGCCTTTTGTTATGAGTGTTGTATTTTTGCCGTTCCGCGCACGCGAAGCTACCCGCGTCAGCTTTTCTGATTTTTCAAATTCACAATTAATTTGCGGGATGTAGTTGCCCGCATAGGCGTAGCGCTAGGTACGTCAAGGGCAAGAGACCGCAAAGGAATGGGAATTTGGAAAATGGTTGAGCACAAAGCGACGAAACCCGATACTTTGCGTATCGGGTTTCGTGCAATAATCGTTTCAACTGTAAAAGTTGTTATTTGGCTTGAGAAACGGCTACGGCTACCGCCACCGTCGCTCCTACCATCGGGTTGTTCCCCATACCAATTAAGCCCATCATTTCCACGTGAGCCGGTACGGAAGACGAACCCGCAAATTGCGCATCACCATGCATACGACCCATGGTGTCGGTCATACCATAAGAGGCAGGACCGGCGGCCATATTGTCCGGGTGTAAGGTGCGGCCTGTACCGCCACCGGAAGCCACGGAGAAATATTTTTTGCCGTTTTCAATGGCCCATTTTTTATAAGTGCCAGCCACCGGATGTTGGAAGCGGGTCGGGTTGGTGGAGTTTCCGGTAATGGATACGTCCACTCCTTCGTGGCGCATAATGGCTACGCCTTCGCTCACATCATCGGCACCGTAGCATTTCACTTTGGCTTTATCGCCGTCGGAGAAAGCTTTTTCGCTGACGATTTTCAGTTCGCCGGTTTTGTAATCATATTCGGTTTCTACCGATGTAAAACCGTTAATACGGGAAATAATATACGCGGCATCTTTGCCCAAACCGTTCAAGATAACGCGGAGCGGTTCTTTGCGCACTTTGTTGGCGGTGCGGGCAATACCGATAGCACCTTCAGCGGCGGCAAAACTTTCATGTCCGGCTAAAAAGCAGAAACATTTGGTTTCTTCGCGCAGCAACATAGCACCCAAGTTACCATGGCCTAAACCGACGGCACGTTGATCGGCCACAGAACCGGGGATGCAGAAGCTCTGCAAACCGACACCGATTTTTTCGGCGGCTTCGGCAGCGGTTTTGACACCGGCTTTCAAAGCAATCGCGGCGCCCACGGTGTAAGCCCACACGGCGTTTTCAAAAGCAATCGGCTGAATGCCTTTGACGATTTTTTCTACGTCAATGCCTTTGTCCAAGCAGATTTTGCGGGCTTCTTCTAAATCTTTAATACCGGCGGCTTTTAATGCGGCATTAATTTTGTCAATTCTTCTTTCGTATCCTTCAAATGTGATCGTCATAACTTTTCTCCTTTGGCTTACTCTTTGCGGGGGTCAATTTTCTTGACAGCTTCGTCAAAGCGGCCATAGGTTTTGACGTTTTCTTCAAACGCGGTTTTGGCGTCGGTGCCTTTTTTAATCGCGTCCATCATTTTGCCCAAGTTGACAAATTTATAACCAATGATTTCATTGTTCTTGTCTAAACCGATTTCCAACACATACCCTTCGGCCATTTCCAAATAGCGCGGGCCTTTGGCTTCGGTACCGTACATGGTGCCTACTTGGCTGCGGTGGCCTTTGCCCAAGTCTTCCATGCCGGCGCCAATCGGCAAACCGTCGTCAGAAAAAGCACTTTGCGTGCGGCCATAGACAATTTGCAAGAACAGTTCGCGCATGGCGGTATTGATAGCATCACACACCAGGTCAGAGTTTAACGCTTCCAAAATGGTTTTACCCGGCAAAATTTCCGCCGCCATTGCAGCAGAGTGTGTCATACCGGAGCAACCTAAGGTTTCTACTAAAGCTTCTTTAATGACGCCATTTTTTACGTTCAAGGTCAATTTGCAAGCACCTTGTTGCGGCGCACACCAACCCACACCGTGGGTCAGACCGCTAATATCACTAATTTGTTTGGCTTTAACCCATTTGCCTTCTTCAGGAATGGGAGCCGGATCGTGCTTGGCGCCTTTGCAAACGCAGCACATTTCTTTTACTTCTGGGGTGCATTTTTCACAGCTCATGAAGTTCTCCTAATAGAAAAATAAATCTTACTGTTATATTTTAGCAAAATCAAACTGATAAAAACACCCCGCTTTAAATTAGGAATCGGGATATTCTAAATATGTGACTTAACTAGCACATTTAGGAGCATAACTGGGACAGTATGTGCCTTTGCAACATCCTGTACCATTATAAGTTCCTGTACAACTGCCCCCAGCATTTGCTTCACACACTCCTCCATCATTAACAGTAATTCCCATGCAAGAACTACCAATATCTGCCACACATTTTCCACCTTCTAATGTGACATATCGACAAATATTGTATTGGTAATATCCCTCTGTGTTTCCTGTAGCCCAACAAGTTCCTCCAGAATTAATTGTTGAATATCCGCATCCATCTTGGCTTTCTCCCTTACATATGCCTCCATCGTTAATAATTGAATTTGAGCAGGCACCATGATGGCCTGGACCCGTAGCAATGCACATTCCACCATTATTAATCTCTGAACGGACACATCCATTTGAATTATTACCTTCACAAATTCCACCTTCATTGATAGTTACATCACTGCAAGTTCCCCACGAATTAGCAATACATTTTCCCCCTTCATTAATTATCGGTTTCGTGTAAGTATCCGTCCAACCACATGATCCCTTTTCAAAAGGCATATTTAAACTAATACAACGAGCTTGATCATTTTTGTAACATTTACCTGTGGAATTTGCCCACGAACGGTTCGCATTATCACAGGTGGCTTTGTCTATGTCTTGGTCTAATAAATATCCGACATAGCCGTCTTGTTCTGTTAATTCTTGCCCCATTAACAATTTGCCACATAATTTATTCGCCCGTTCATCATTTTTTAATGCTTCACAATGTAGTTGCCCGGCAAACAGTGGGCTATCATCTAAATAACTGGCTAGGCGTACATTAGCTAACTTACTATTGGTAACGCGTATCACATTGGGGTCAGCGGTATTATTAGGGGTCACTAATGCAAACGTTAAATCCGCATTATTCATGGTAACGTCCAAATTAGCCATATTATCTGTATAAGACCCATTAGTCATTTTAATCGCTTCTTCAGCATCTTTAATGGCTTTGGCTCCGGGGAGCATGGTGCTCCAATGGCTTTTATCCACCGCCCCTTGATACATGGGAATAGCAATCGCTGACAGCACTCCGATAATTAATACGACTACTAATAATTCAATTAGGGTAAAACCTCTTTTCATAATTCCTCCCTACTAAAAATAAACCACTGTTTTTCCTTCAAAAACACGGCTAGAAACAATGTAAACGACAAAAGTGTCACAAACACTTCAGCGTCATAAAAAATGGTAGCAAAAAAAAAAAACGAGTCAAGCTTTTTTTGTCCATACTTTTTCTTTCCGAAGAAAAAGTACACAAAAAGACGGTCGGCCAAGAAGCAAAAAAGAATCTGCAAACGGCTGTTTGATAAACTCGCTTTACTCATACATATCAAACAGACTACCCCATTTGCAGATTCTTTTTTACTACGCTTCAAGGCCGATTTATATGGAGATCCTGAGCAGTCGACTCCTGCATGACTCAGGATAACAGTTGACAATGATAACAAAATCTTTCAATAGTTCATACATATTTCTGTTTCATAGCACAAATTGAGGGTTGCTTTTTCCCCGCAAACAGTTCTACAATAAAAGTATCTATTTATAAGGAGTGTATTATGAGCATAAAATTAGCTGTTTCCGATTTACCTACTTCCACTTTTACCTGCGGGCCCAGCCAAGGCCATCCCGTCATCCGGCAAACCCCGCTTTATAAAACTCAATTTGAACGCAGTCACCGCGCCAAAGACGTTGCCGCTGAAGGTTTATACAAAGAAGCCACCGACAATTTGCGCAAATTATTAGATTTACCGGCCGACTATACCGTTATCTTTTTTATGGGTGGGGCGACCCCGGCTTTAGATGCTGTAGCATGGAGCTTGACCAAAGATTCCATTTCCGGTTTAAGTTTTGGTGCTTTCTCTAAACTGTGGTGCAAAAAAATTGCCGGTTGTTTAGAAGACAGTGTTAAAAAAGAATTTAGAGAAGCGGCCGAAGGTGAATTTTTCCCGACTGAAAAACCGAACTATCAGGCCAGTTTAGTCGTACTCACTCCCAATGAAACTTCCACCGGTACGCAAATCCCCAACGAGTATTTAGAAGAAGCATGGGCTCAAAAAGGCCCCGATACCTTAGTCGCGTGGGACTGCACTTCTTGCGCAGGCGGACGGGATTTGCCGAAAAATAAATTTGATGTCATGGTATTTTCTATGCAAAAATGCTTTGGCGTAGGCGGCGGCAGCAGCGTCATTATTTTAAGCCCGAAGGCAGTAGCCCGCATCGCAGAAGCGAAACAATACCGTCGCATTCCGTACAGCCTAGACTTAACCTATGCCGTCGAAAAAGCACAAGAAAAAATCCAAACAGTCAACACTCCCAGCACCACTAACATTTGGATGTTCAACGAAGCGGCTAAATGGATGAATGAAAACGGCGGACTCAAGGCTATGGACGCTTTGTGCCGCAAACACGCCGATTATTTGCTCAAATGGGCCGCACAAACAGACTGGCTTAAACCCTTAATTGCCCAAGAAGAAAACCGCTCTTACACCACGTTAACGCTAGAAATAACTGATCCCAAAATTGACGCGGCTGAAATCAGCAAAGCACTCAAAGCCACCGGGCTTCCCAATTTGCAAGACGGTATTAAAAAATACTCGGCTGTCAAACAAAATTCCTTACGTATTGCTTGTTTCCCGTTCGTAGATATCAACGGAGTAGAACAATACGAAAAATTAACGCATGCCGTAGATGAAATTGTCAAACAGTTACGCGCTCAGGAGGCCAAATGAAAATTTTAATTGCAGATAAATTTCCGATTCATTGGACGGAAGTGCTCGCCAAACAAGGTCATCAAATTACCTCTAATTCCGCTTTAGATGAAAACACCTTGCCCACGGCGATTAAGGATAACGAAATTTTAATCGTGCGCAGTACCAAAGTACCCGCCGCGGTAATTGATGCGGCAAGCGCACTAAAACTCATTATCCGCGCCGGCGCCGGCACCAACACCATTGACGTCAAACACGCCGCCGAAAAAGGTGTTGCCGTGTGCAACTGTCCGGGTACCAATTCCATCGCAGTAGCGGAACTAGCGATGGGTCTTTTACTCGCGTTAGACCGCCGGATTTACCACAACACAAACGATTTGCGCCACGGTGTTTGGAATAAGGGCGAATATGGCAAAGCGCGCGGTATTTTCGGCCGCACGTTGGGCATTATTGGGCTAGGGCATATCGGACAAGAAGTAGCCAAACGTGCCGCGGCTTTCGGCATGAAATTAGTTGCTTATGACCCATTTGCCAAAGATGAAACTTTTGCTAAATTAAACGCCACGCGCTACAACGATATTTATGAATTAGCTGCCGTGTGTGATGCTATTACCATTCACTTGCCGGAAACACCGGAAACAAAAGGGCTGTTTAATAAAAAGTTTTTTGACGTAATGAAACCGGGCACTATTTTTATTAATGCTGCACGCGGCGGATTAGTGGTCACCGCTGATTTAGTAGAGGCAGTGAAAACCAAAGGTATTAAGGCTGGCTTAGATGTCTATGAAAAAGAACCCAAAGCCGCCGATAAAACCTTTGATTTTAGCCCGTTTGAAGGAGCTGAAAATATATACGGTACGCACCACATCGGTGCTTCTACCGACCAAGCCCAAGATGCCGTGGCCGAGTGTACCGTAAAAATTATTGATGAATATGCCGCTACCGGCAAATTTTTATACAAGGTGAACTAATGGCTACCGTAAAACCGTTTCGTGGATATCGTCCTACCGCTCATGTAGAGCAACTTGCTTGCCCGCCCTATGATGTAATTAATTCACAAGAAGCGCGGGAAATGGCCGCCGGAAATGAATTTTCTTTTCTACACGTGGAAAAACCGGAAATTGATTTGCCGGAAAGCGTAGATTTGTATGACGAACAAGTCTATGCCAAAGGTAAAGAAAATTTAGAAAAATTCATTGCCGACGGTACCTTAAAACAAGACGAAAAACCGTGCTTTTATATTTATGCGCAAACGATGAACGGACGTACACAATATGGTTTGGTGGCCGCTGTATCGGCCGAAGAATATGACCAAGCTATTATTCGTCGCCACGAACTCACACGCAAGGATAAAGAAGAAGACCGCACCCGCCACGTAGATACCTTATCTGCTACCACGGGGCCTGTCTTTTTAACCTATCCGGACCAGCCGGAAATGAATCAAAAAGTGGCAGAAATTTGTGCCGGCACACCGACTTATAAATTTACCACTTCCGACGGAATCGGTCACACTTTCTGGATTGTATCCGATGGAAACAGTATTGAAGAAATTATCCGGATTTTTGCCAAACTGCCCGTCCTGTATATTGCTGACGGACATCACCGTTCCGCTTCAGCAGCCAACGTGGCGCGTAAACGCAAAGCGGCTAATCCAAATCACACCGGACAAGAGAGTTATAACTTTTTCCAAGCGGTTATTTTCCCTGCCAGCCAGTTATATATCATGGACTATAATCGTTTGGTAAAAGATTTGAACGGACTTACGCAAGCGCAATTTTTAGAAAAGATTGCAGACAAATTTGAAGTACTTCCCACCGGCCAAGCCAAGCCGGCGGCCCGCCATCAATTTGGCATGTATTTGGGAGGCAAGTGGTATACACTAACAGCCAAAGCCGGCACCTTCAATGAACAAGACCCCGTGGATGCATTAGATGTCAGTATTTTGCAACAAAATTTACTGGCTCCGATACTGGGCATCGGCGACCCTCGCACCGACAAACGCATCAGTTTTGTAGGAGGCATACGCGGACTTGATGAATTAAAAAAGAAAGTAGATAACGGAGCCTATCAAGTGGCTTTTTCGATGTATCCTACTTCTATTGAGGAGCTAATGAAAGTAGCAGATGCCCGCTTAATTATGCCCCCGAAATCTACGTGGTTCGAACCCAAATTGCGCAGTGGTTTAGTTACTTACAAATACTAAATTATTCCCCGCTGATGTGTCGGCGGGGAATAAAAAATTTGCATTTTCTGTAACAGATTTGCTACATTAACAGACAGTTGTTTATTGCTAGAACCGATTTGAATTATTTAAGGAGTAACCCTTATGGCAACAAAGAAAAATACCAAAGATACGTTAACAGCAGCCGAAATTAAAGAAATTAAAAAACATTTAGAAGAGCTAAAAGCAGACGCGGAAAAACGTTTAAAAGAGAAAAAAGATATGGATATGCCGGAAGCCGAAGTGGGCGATCCGATTGATGTGGCCGGACAAAGTTTAGATAAGGAAATTTTGTTTGAACTGTCCGGCAATTCCCATAACACCATCGGCCAAATTGAAGCGGCCTTGCGCAAAATTGAAAAAGGAATTTATGGCCGCTGTGAATTGTGCCGCCAACCCATTCCCAAAAAACGCATTAAAGCATTGCCTTTTGCACGCTACTGCGTAAACTGCCAAAATTCGTCGGAATCTAACCGCGGATAGTTTATTAATACAGACAAAAATTTACCCCCCGAAGATTTCTTCGGGGGGTTTGTTAGATAGTCTTTATAATTTCGGATAATACACGGGCGTTTTGCGCACGTCTTTGGCATGGGCTTTAATTTTATATCCTTTCTCACTTACCCCAATGCGAAATCCTTTCTTTTCCAACACGGCCTGTGTATCGCGCTGGAACTGCACCGGATCGCCGGACAAGATAGATAAGCGCAACAAATCATTGGTGTAATAACCATACTGTACGCGATGTACTTCTTCCAAATAACCAATCTTTTCCAAGTGCGCTTGCGCTTTATTAATCAAACGTTGTTGGGCAAAAGAGCCTGCTCCGAAAAACGAATGATAGAAGTATCCCACAAAAGAGGTCATCAGTAGAATTCCCGTCAAAGTAAGCACCATGCTTTCCACCCAGCTTTTCGGGCGGGATTTAACTACAATAGACCCTGCGGTCATATCTTGCAAGGCACGATGTTGATCATCGATAGAGGCCAGCAAAAATCCCCCCATCAACAAAACCGCGCTGACATAATAGCTCAACGTACGCACAAATGCCCGCACAATTCCTAAGGGTTCTCCGGTATTTTTATCTAATACCTCAATACCAACCAATTTTTTACCTACTGTATGACGGCCGCCGCTGGTAAACAGGGTCATATATAAGATGAAAGGAATATTAACGCCCGCTACCAGCCAATATAACTGTTCTAAGTCAAAAGAAACAAAGCGAACGATGACCCCAAGAAACAATTGATACAAAATAAGAATAAGCCCACTATCAATCAGTAACGCCACAAAGCGTTCCGGTATACTGGCCACTACCGGGCCCTGCGGTTCTTCTT is from Elusimicrobiaceae bacterium and encodes:
- a CDS encoding RDD family protein, whose translation is MEEHRINIMDDTTPLVRSAQPEQQPEEEPQGPVVASIPERFVALLIDSGLILILYQLFLGVIVRFVSFDLEQLYWLVAGVNIPFILYMTLFTSGGRHTVGKKLVGIEVLDKNTGEPLGIVRAFVRTLSYYVSAVLLMGGFLLASIDDQHRALQDMTAGSIVVKSRPKSWVESMVLTLTGILLMTSFVGYFYHSFFGAGSFAQQRLINKAQAHLEKIGYLEEVHRVQYGYYTNDLLRLSILSGDPVQFQRDTQAVLEKKGFRIGVSEKGYKIKAHAKDVRKTPVYYPKL
- a CDS encoding TraR/DksA family transcriptional regulator, producing MATKKNTKDTLTAAEIKEIKKHLEELKADAEKRLKEKKDMDMPEAEVGDPIDVAGQSLDKEILFELSGNSHNTIGQIEAALRKIEKGIYGRCELCRQPIPKKRIKALPFARYCVNCQNSSESNRG
- a CDS encoding aminotransferase class V-fold PLP-dependent enzyme, whose amino-acid sequence is MSIKLAVSDLPTSTFTCGPSQGHPVIRQTPLYKTQFERSHRAKDVAAEGLYKEATDNLRKLLDLPADYTVIFFMGGATPALDAVAWSLTKDSISGLSFGAFSKLWCKKIAGCLEDSVKKEFREAAEGEFFPTEKPNYQASLVVLTPNETSTGTQIPNEYLEEAWAQKGPDTLVAWDCTSCAGGRDLPKNKFDVMVFSMQKCFGVGGGSSVIILSPKAVARIAEAKQYRRIPYSLDLTYAVEKAQEKIQTVNTPSTTNIWMFNEAAKWMNENGGLKAMDALCRKHADYLLKWAAQTDWLKPLIAQEENRSYTTLTLEITDPKIDAAEISKALKATGLPNLQDGIKKYSAVKQNSLRIACFPFVDINGVEQYEKLTHAVDEIVKQLRAQEAK
- a CDS encoding hydroxyacid dehydrogenase, whose amino-acid sequence is MKILIADKFPIHWTEVLAKQGHQITSNSALDENTLPTAIKDNEILIVRSTKVPAAVIDAASALKLIIRAGAGTNTIDVKHAAEKGVAVCNCPGTNSIAVAELAMGLLLALDRRIYHNTNDLRHGVWNKGEYGKARGIFGRTLGIIGLGHIGQEVAKRAAAFGMKLVAYDPFAKDETFAKLNATRYNDIYELAAVCDAITIHLPETPETKGLFNKKFFDVMKPGTIFINAARGGLVVTADLVEAVKTKGIKAGLDVYEKEPKAADKTFDFSPFEGAENIYGTHHIGASTDQAQDAVAECTVKIIDEYAATGKFLYKVN
- a CDS encoding prepilin-type N-terminal cleavage/methylation domain-containing protein; protein product: MKNRKGFTLIELLVVVLIIGILASLALPAYFRAVERSRVSEAELLMGNVVQAQQRYKMKRGSGYALNWRALDAAPAGVADASSLKTASIFCTKVATPSTTLGTPSATCGNGFEVELIGSNSAPDNTSGVVATRVNNDQYGDYKLGRYYDPREIEHFGAVVCNAGEAETDQAKSLCIDFQTDTDTYVVGVLPSASGTVPGTDDDPIEPQGGGTTYSMLSSDMKVSKYDNALLMLNRNAILDFVGIDVTDENVTVTWYEMTGDTEDPTNDINRGQGLYYSDTNGAQIVNADKYYVVIETSDGNYMIPAS
- a CDS encoding GGGtGRT protein, giving the protein MTITFEGYERRIDKINAALKAAGIKDLEEARKICLDKGIDVEKIVKGIQPIAFENAVWAYTVGAAIALKAGVKTAAEAAEKIGVGLQSFCIPGSVADQRAVGLGHGNLGAMLLREETKCFCFLAGHESFAAAEGAIGIARTANKVRKEPLRVILNGLGKDAAYIISRINGFTSVETEYDYKTGELKIVSEKAFSDGDKAKVKCYGADDVSEGVAIMRHEGVDVSITGNSTNPTRFQHPVAGTYKKWAIENGKKYFSVASGGGTGRTLHPDNMAAGPASYGMTDTMGRMHGDAQFAGSSSVPAHVEMMGLIGMGNNPMVGATVAVAVAVSQAK
- a CDS encoding DUF1015 domain-containing protein translates to MATVKPFRGYRPTAHVEQLACPPYDVINSQEAREMAAGNEFSFLHVEKPEIDLPESVDLYDEQVYAKGKENLEKFIADGTLKQDEKPCFYIYAQTMNGRTQYGLVAAVSAEEYDQAIIRRHELTRKDKEEDRTRHVDTLSATTGPVFLTYPDQPEMNQKVAEICAGTPTYKFTTSDGIGHTFWIVSDGNSIEEIIRIFAKLPVLYIADGHHRSASAANVARKRKAANPNHTGQESYNFFQAVIFPASQLYIMDYNRLVKDLNGLTQAQFLEKIADKFEVLPTGQAKPAARHQFGMYLGGKWYTLTAKAGTFNEQDPVDALDVSILQQNLLAPILGIGDPRTDKRISFVGGIRGLDELKKKVDNGAYQVAFSMYPTSIEELMKVADARLIMPPKSTWFEPKLRSGLVTYKY
- a CDS encoding prepilin-type N-terminal cleavage/methylation domain-containing protein, with product MKRGFTLIELLVVVLIIGVLSAIAIPMYQGAVDKSHWSTMLPGAKAIKDAEEAIKMTNGSYTDNMANLDVTMNNADLTFALVTPNNTADPNVIRVTNSKLANVRLASYLDDSPLFAGQLHCEALKNDERANKLCGKLLMGQELTEQDGYVGYLLDQDIDKATCDNANRSWANSTGKCYKNDQARCISLNMPFEKGSCGWTDTYTKPIINEGGKCIANSWGTCSDVTINEGGICEGNNSNGCVRSEINNGGMCIATGPGHHGACSNSIINDGGICKGESQDGCGYSTINSGGTCWATGNTEGYYQYNICRYVTLEGGKCVADIGSSCMGITVNDGGVCEANAGGSCTGTYNGTGCCKGTYCPSYAPKCAS